From the genome of Streptomyces sp. NBC_01260, one region includes:
- a CDS encoding LCP family protein, with translation MTESGGTPTDPDNSAAGGDETPDGSPHAERGEKPAPEIASENAAQDASERASQDTPASAPGSAPGGETRSGPGDGSSNGPPPAGSGPGPALGITVKRKRHWLRWTALGASFVVLVAAGTGWWLYKKLDGNIRTDTSAAAELKAYEKERPASVVHDAENILLIGSDSRAGDNRKYGRDDGGSQRSDTTILLHLAANRKSATAMSIPRDLMANIPACHKPDKTASKPQFAQFNWAFEFGGTACTIRTVEKMTGVRIDHYMVVDFNGFKDMVDAVNGVEMCLKEPINDTAAHLKLPSGRQKLDGEQALGYVRVRKSIGNGSDTERMDRQQQFLGALVNKVQSNGVLLNPTRLYPVLDAATKALTTDPGLDTLKDLYELVRGMRNVPTDKVQFLTVPRQPYAANRNRDELVQPAADRLFKQLRDDKPLAVVPADQLNGDDGKNSGDGEGSEHSQDEDGNSRSGKGPTGGKSGAAGAPAPSPTPTYSGNNAATDLCKQ, from the coding sequence GTGACCGAAAGTGGCGGCACTCCGACCGATCCCGACAACTCGGCCGCAGGCGGGGACGAGACGCCGGACGGGTCGCCCCATGCGGAGCGCGGCGAGAAGCCGGCGCCTGAAATCGCCTCGGAGAACGCCGCGCAGGACGCATCCGAGCGCGCTTCGCAGGACACCCCCGCGAGTGCCCCCGGCAGCGCCCCGGGCGGCGAGACGCGCAGCGGACCGGGCGACGGCTCTTCGAACGGCCCGCCGCCTGCGGGCTCCGGGCCGGGTCCGGCCCTCGGCATCACCGTCAAGCGCAAGCGGCACTGGCTGCGCTGGACCGCGCTCGGGGCCTCGTTCGTCGTCCTCGTCGCCGCGGGCACCGGCTGGTGGCTGTACAAGAAGCTCGACGGCAACATCAGGACGGACACCTCCGCGGCCGCCGAGCTCAAGGCGTACGAGAAGGAGCGCCCCGCGTCCGTCGTCCATGACGCGGAGAACATCCTGCTCATCGGCTCCGACAGCCGGGCCGGGGACAACCGCAAGTACGGCCGCGACGACGGTGGCAGCCAGCGCTCGGACACCACGATCCTGCTGCACCTGGCCGCGAACCGGAAAAGCGCCACCGCGATGTCCATCCCACGCGATCTGATGGCGAACATCCCGGCCTGCCACAAGCCGGACAAAACCGCCAGCAAGCCGCAGTTCGCCCAGTTCAACTGGGCTTTCGAGTTCGGTGGAACCGCCTGCACCATCCGCACCGTCGAGAAGATGACGGGCGTCCGCATCGACCACTACATGGTCGTCGACTTCAACGGCTTCAAGGACATGGTCGACGCGGTGAACGGTGTCGAGATGTGCCTCAAGGAGCCGATCAACGACACCGCGGCCCACCTCAAACTCCCGTCCGGCCGCCAGAAGCTCGACGGCGAGCAGGCGCTGGGGTACGTACGGGTCCGCAAGTCGATCGGCAACGGCAGCGACACCGAACGGATGGACCGCCAGCAGCAGTTCCTGGGCGCGCTCGTCAACAAGGTCCAGAGCAACGGCGTGCTGCTCAATCCGACCCGGCTCTACCCGGTGCTGGACGCGGCGACGAAGGCGCTGACCACCGACCCGGGGCTGGACACCCTGAAGGACCTCTACGAACTGGTACGCGGCATGCGCAACGTACCGACGGACAAGGTTCAGTTCCTGACCGTGCCCCGGCAGCCGTACGCCGCCAACCGAAACCGGGACGAACTGGTACAGCCCGCTGCGGACCGGCTCTTCAAGCAACTGCGCGACGACAAGCCACTCGCGGTGGTTCCGGCAGATCAGCTCAACGGTGACGACGGCAAGAACAGCGGCGACGGGGAGGGTTCAGAACATTCACAGGACGAAGACGGCAACAGCCGGTCCGGCAAGGGGCCCA
- a CDS encoding TIGR03089 family protein, which produces MNASDRTPADLLRSALAADPARPMVTFYDDATGERVELSVATFANWVAKTANLLQGDLAAEPGDRLALLLPAHWQSAVWLLACSSVGVVAEVQGDPAAADLVVTGPDTLEAARACRGERIALALRPMGGRFPQPPEGFSDYAVEVPGQGDRFAPFAPVDPEAPALTVDDIALSSAQLVARAREDGAALGLGAGSRLLSGRSYDTWDGLSAGLFAPLATGGSVVLCRHLGELGEDGLAQRVESERVTRTV; this is translated from the coding sequence ATGAACGCCAGCGACCGCACCCCTGCCGACCTGCTGCGTTCCGCGCTTGCCGCGGACCCGGCCCGCCCCATGGTCACTTTCTACGACGACGCCACCGGAGAACGCGTCGAACTGTCGGTGGCCACCTTCGCCAATTGGGTGGCCAAGACCGCCAACCTGCTGCAGGGCGACCTCGCCGCGGAGCCCGGCGACCGGCTCGCGCTGCTGCTCCCCGCCCACTGGCAGTCCGCGGTCTGGCTGCTCGCCTGCTCCTCGGTCGGCGTCGTCGCCGAGGTGCAGGGTGACCCCGCTGCCGCCGACCTCGTCGTCACCGGACCGGACACGCTGGAGGCGGCGCGGGCCTGCCGCGGTGAGCGGATCGCGCTGGCGCTGCGCCCGATGGGCGGCAGGTTCCCGCAGCCGCCCGAGGGCTTCTCGGACTACGCGGTGGAGGTGCCGGGCCAGGGCGACCGGTTCGCGCCGTTCGCCCCGGTGGACCCGGAGGCCCCGGCGCTGACCGTGGACGATATCGCGCTCAGCTCGGCGCAGCTGGTCGCGCGGGCCCGCGAGGACGGTGCCGCGCTGGGCCTGGGCGCCGGATCGCGGCTGCTCTCGGGACGTTCGTACGACACCTGGGACGGCCTCAGCGCCGGACTCTTCGCGCCGCTGGCGACCGGGGGTTCCGTGGTCCTGTGCCGGCACCTCGGGGAGCTGGGCGAGGACGGTCTGGCGCAGCGCGTCGAGAGCGAGCGGGTCACCCGGACCGTGTGA
- a CDS encoding peptidoglycan recognition protein family protein has product MRAFIASSIGVTCAAALVLPLAAPAGAAPDTPAHSTTAGSAPAEASEPAALPGSTQSLALAPLSATSARATGEPAPAAGQGLTERDVHAFSMVGVVWDDVNTELHGTAQVRTRSTGTGRWSGWQDLETHNAEHSADPGTAERESGAVRGSTAPLWVGASDGVQVRVNPEAPGTRDASATPVPLPAGLHLELVDPGEDPQELPATGAAGADRAAPEGATALPALSRSATDAAAGYAPGAKPYIGPRPRIITRKGWGADEKIRERAFAYTKTVKAAFIHHSATGNNYACSQAPSVLRGIYRYHVKSNGWRDIGYNFAVDRCGNIYEGRAGGVTKAVMGAHTLGFNTNTMGIAVLGTFSNSDPPAAAVDAVAELTAWKLGLFEANPKGKVNLVSAGSNKYKKGKVVELNVISGHRDGFATECPGARLYKKLGTTRTSSARLQGR; this is encoded by the coding sequence ATGCGTGCCTTCATTGCATCCTCCATAGGTGTCACCTGCGCGGCAGCCCTCGTGCTGCCGCTCGCCGCGCCCGCGGGCGCCGCCCCCGACACCCCCGCCCACTCGACCACCGCGGGCTCCGCGCCCGCCGAGGCGTCCGAGCCCGCCGCGCTCCCCGGTTCGACGCAGTCGCTGGCCCTGGCCCCGCTGTCCGCCACCTCCGCGCGGGCCACCGGTGAACCCGCTCCAGCGGCCGGACAAGGGCTGACCGAGCGCGACGTCCACGCGTTCTCGATGGTCGGCGTCGTCTGGGACGACGTGAACACCGAACTCCACGGCACCGCCCAGGTCCGTACCCGCTCCACCGGCACCGGCCGCTGGTCCGGCTGGCAGGACCTGGAGACGCACAATGCCGAGCACTCCGCCGACCCCGGCACCGCCGAACGCGAGTCGGGTGCCGTCCGGGGTTCCACCGCCCCGCTCTGGGTCGGCGCATCCGACGGCGTCCAGGTCCGGGTGAACCCCGAGGCCCCCGGCACCCGGGACGCCTCCGCCACCCCCGTACCGCTGCCCGCCGGGCTGCACCTCGAACTCGTCGACCCCGGCGAGGACCCGCAGGAGCTCCCCGCCACCGGCGCCGCCGGCGCCGACCGCGCCGCACCGGAGGGCGCCACCGCGCTCCCCGCCCTGAGCCGGTCCGCGACCGACGCGGCCGCCGGCTACGCGCCGGGCGCCAAGCCGTACATCGGGCCCCGCCCGCGCATCATCACCCGCAAGGGCTGGGGTGCCGACGAGAAGATCCGCGAACGCGCCTTCGCGTACACCAAGACCGTCAAGGCGGCCTTCATCCACCACAGCGCCACCGGCAACAACTACGCCTGCTCCCAGGCGCCCTCGGTGCTGCGCGGCATCTACCGGTACCACGTCAAGAGCAACGGCTGGCGGGACATCGGCTACAACTTCGCCGTCGACAGGTGCGGAAACATCTACGAGGGCCGGGCCGGCGGCGTGACGAAGGCCGTCATGGGCGCGCACACCCTCGGCTTCAACACCAACACCATGGGCATCGCGGTGCTCGGGACCTTCAGCAACTCCGACCCGCCCGCCGCGGCGGTCGACGCCGTCGCGGAGCTCACCGCCTGGAAGCTCGGTCTCTTCGAGGCCAATCCGAAGGGCAAGGTGAACCTGGTCTCGGCCGGAAGCAACAAGTACAAGAAGGGCAAGGTGGTCGAACTCAACGTCATCTCCGGCCACCGGGACGGTTTCGCAACCGAATGCCCCGGAGCACGTCTCTACAAGAAGCTCGGCACGACCCGGACCAGTTCGGCCCGGCTCCAGGGCCGCTGA
- a CDS encoding nucleotidyltransferase family protein: MTEAKEAILLVGGKGTRLRPLTVHTPKPMVPAAGVPFLTHQLARARAAGVEHIVLATSYLAEVFEPHFGDGSELGLHIEYVTEREPLGTGGAIRNVAARLTSGPDEPVLIFNGDILTGLDIRALVTSHADSGADVSLHLTRVDDPRAFGLVPTDDTGRVTAFLEKPQTPEEIVTDQVNAGAYIFRRSVIDTIEAGRPVSVERETFPGLLASGAHLQGMVDSTYWLDLGTPQAFIRGSADLVLGRAPSPAVPGRCGDRLVLPTASVAPDAKLTGGTVIGADAVIGAGARIEGSTVLAGAVVEPGAVITDSLVGAGARIGSRTVLAGAVIGDGAKVGADNELRDGIRIWCGAHLPAASVRFSSDE; this comes from the coding sequence GTGACAGAGGCAAAAGAAGCGATTCTCCTGGTCGGCGGCAAGGGAACCCGGCTGCGCCCGCTCACGGTGCACACCCCGAAACCCATGGTTCCGGCAGCAGGCGTCCCCTTCCTCACGCACCAACTGGCGCGTGCACGGGCCGCCGGGGTCGAGCACATCGTCCTCGCGACGTCGTACCTGGCGGAGGTCTTCGAGCCGCACTTCGGTGACGGTTCGGAACTCGGCCTCCACATCGAGTACGTCACCGAACGCGAACCGCTCGGCACCGGCGGCGCCATCCGCAACGTCGCGGCACGGCTCACCTCCGGCCCGGACGAACCCGTCCTCATCTTCAACGGCGACATCCTCACCGGCCTCGACATCCGGGCGCTGGTCACCTCGCACGCCGACTCCGGGGCCGACGTCTCGCTCCACCTCACCCGGGTCGACGACCCCCGCGCCTTCGGCCTCGTCCCGACGGACGACACCGGCCGGGTCACCGCGTTCCTGGAGAAGCCGCAGACCCCCGAGGAGATCGTCACCGACCAGGTGAACGCGGGGGCGTACATCTTCCGCCGTTCGGTCATCGACACCATCGAGGCCGGCCGCCCGGTCTCGGTGGAGCGCGAGACCTTCCCCGGACTGCTCGCCTCCGGCGCCCATCTCCAGGGCATGGTCGACTCCACGTACTGGCTGGATCTCGGCACCCCGCAGGCCTTCATACGCGGTTCCGCCGACCTGGTGCTGGGCCGCGCCCCCTCCCCGGCCGTCCCCGGCCGGTGCGGCGACCGGCTCGTGCTGCCGACGGCCTCCGTCGCCCCCGACGCCAAACTCACCGGCGGTACGGTCATCGGCGCCGACGCCGTCATCGGCGCGGGCGCCAGGATCGAGGGCTCCACCGTGCTGGCGGGCGCGGTCGTCGAACCGGGAGCGGTGATCACGGACTCCCTGGTCGGAGCAGGTGCCAGGATCGGCAGCCGTACGGTGCTGGCCGGCGCGGTCATCGGCGACGGGGCCAAGGTCGGCGCCGACAACGAACTGCGCGACGGCATCCGGATCTGGTGCGGGGCACACCTGCCCGCCGCGTCGGTGCGCTTCTCCTCGGACGAATGA
- a CDS encoding DNA-3-methyladenine glycosylase family protein, which yields MAGRFAPRSAPHAAVPRQVTTPEPAALTRDWTPPGPFDLRLVLGPLRRGPADPTFRMSADGSVRRASRTPAGPGTLHVVVRDGRIEAAAWGPGASWLLDQLPTLLGAADEPEAFTPRHRLLAVTHHRRPGLRLLRTGLVMESLIPSVLEQKVTTDEAYRAWRLLVRKYGEPAPGPQEYGLYVMPDARTWSLIPSWEWHRAGVDSKRSATILRAVRVARRMEEAAAMELPEAMARLQAIPGIGPWTAAETLQRANGAPDAVTVGDLHLPGIVGHALAGNRNADDEEMLALLSPYEGQRHRATRLIMLSGNTPPRHAPRMTRGDIARL from the coding sequence GTGGCAGGACGATTCGCTCCCCGCAGCGCTCCGCACGCGGCCGTTCCGCGCCAGGTGACGACGCCCGAACCGGCGGCGCTGACCCGCGACTGGACCCCGCCGGGCCCGTTCGACCTGCGGCTCGTCCTGGGCCCGCTGCGCCGGGGCCCCGCCGACCCCACCTTCCGGATGTCCGCGGACGGCTCCGTCCGACGGGCCAGCCGCACCCCCGCGGGCCCCGGCACCCTCCATGTCGTCGTCCGCGACGGCCGGATCGAGGCGGCTGCCTGGGGGCCCGGCGCGTCCTGGCTGCTGGACCAGCTGCCGACGCTGCTGGGCGCGGCTGACGAACCGGAGGCCTTCACCCCGCGCCACCGGCTGCTCGCGGTGACCCACCACCGCCGTCCGGGACTGCGGCTGCTGCGCACCGGCCTGGTGATGGAGTCCCTGATCCCGTCGGTCCTGGAACAGAAGGTCACCACGGACGAGGCGTACCGCGCCTGGCGGCTCCTGGTCCGCAAGTACGGGGAGCCCGCCCCCGGCCCGCAGGAGTACGGCCTGTACGTCATGCCGGACGCCCGCACCTGGTCGCTGATCCCGTCCTGGGAGTGGCACCGCGCGGGCGTCGACAGCAAGCGCTCCGCGACGATCCTGCGCGCGGTCCGGGTGGCCCGCCGCATGGAGGAGGCGGCCGCCATGGAGCTGCCCGAGGCGATGGCCCGGCTCCAGGCGATCCCGGGCATCGGCCCCTGGACCGCCGCCGAGACCCTGCAACGGGCGAACGGCGCCCCGGACGCGGTGACGGTCGGCGACCTCCACCTGCCCGGCATCGTCGGCCACGCGCTGGCCGGCAACCGGAACGCAGACGACGAGGAGATGCTGGCCCTGCTCTCCCCCTACGAGGGGCAACGCCACCGGGCCACCCGCCTGATCATGCTCTCCGGCAACACTCCACCCCGCCACGCCCCGAGAATGACGAGAGGCGACATCGCCCGCCTGTAG
- a CDS encoding coenzyme F420-0:L-glutamate ligase, translating into MSAAPDAAPSFRVWALPGMPEVRAGDDLAKLIAATGPGLADGDVLLVTSKIVSKAEGRIVEATDREAAIDAETVRVVARRGTLRIVENRQGLVMAAAGVDASNTPAGTVLLLPEDADASARAIREGLRDMLGVEVGVIVTDTFGRPWRNGLTDVAIGAAGVRVLDDLRGGSDAYGNPLSATVVATADELASAGDLVKGKANGLPVAVVRGLGHVVDPAGAGGARAMVRVAADDMFRLGTSEAVREAMTQRRTVREFTDDPVDPGAVRRAVAAAVTAPAPHHTTPWRFVLLESRDSRTRLLDAMRDAWIADLRRDGKSEESVAKRVRRGDVLRRAPYLVVPCLVMDGSHTYGDERRDAAEREMFVVAAGAGIQNFLVALAGEQLGSAWVSSTMFCRDVVREVLELPPSWDPLGAVAVGRAAVSPPARGVRDAEGFIAVR; encoded by the coding sequence ATGAGCGCGGCCCCGGACGCCGCGCCCTCGTTCCGGGTGTGGGCGCTGCCCGGGATGCCCGAGGTCCGGGCCGGGGACGATCTCGCGAAGCTGATCGCCGCCACCGGGCCCGGCCTCGCCGACGGTGACGTACTGCTGGTCACCTCGAAGATCGTCTCCAAGGCGGAGGGCCGGATCGTCGAGGCCACCGACCGGGAGGCGGCGATCGACGCCGAAACGGTACGGGTGGTGGCGCGGCGCGGCACGCTGCGGATCGTCGAGAACCGGCAGGGCCTGGTCATGGCCGCGGCCGGGGTCGACGCCTCCAATACCCCCGCCGGAACGGTCCTGCTGCTGCCCGAGGACGCCGACGCTTCGGCGCGGGCGATCCGGGAGGGGCTGCGGGACATGCTCGGCGTCGAGGTCGGCGTCATCGTCACCGACACCTTCGGGCGCCCGTGGCGCAACGGGCTGACCGATGTCGCGATCGGGGCGGCCGGGGTGCGGGTGCTGGACGATCTGCGGGGCGGGAGCGACGCGTACGGCAATCCGCTGAGCGCGACCGTGGTCGCCACCGCCGACGAACTGGCCTCGGCCGGGGATCTGGTCAAGGGCAAGGCGAACGGGCTGCCGGTGGCGGTGGTGCGCGGGCTCGGCCATGTCGTGGACCCGGCCGGTGCCGGGGGCGCACGGGCGATGGTGCGGGTCGCGGCCGACGACATGTTCCGGCTGGGGACGTCCGAGGCGGTCCGGGAGGCGATGACCCAGCGGCGCACGGTGCGCGAGTTCACCGACGACCCGGTGGACCCCGGTGCGGTGCGGCGGGCCGTGGCCGCGGCGGTCACGGCGCCCGCGCCGCACCACACGACGCCGTGGCGGTTCGTGCTGCTGGAGTCGCGGGACTCGCGGACCCGGCTGCTGGACGCGATGCGGGATGCGTGGATCGCGGATCTGCGGCGTGACGGGAAGAGCGAGGAGTCGGTCGCCAAGCGGGTGCGGCGGGGCGATGTGCTGCGCCGGGCGCCGTACCTGGTGGTGCCGTGTCTGGTGATGGACGGCTCTCACACGTACGGGGACGAGCGGCGGGACGCGGCGGAGCGCGAGATGTTCGTGGTGGCCGCGGGTGCCGGGATCCAGAACTTCCTGGTCGCGCTGGCCGGTGAGCAGCTGGGGTCGGCGTGGGTGTCCTCGACGATGTTCTGCCGCGATGTCGTGCGGGAGGTGCTGGAGCTGCCCCCGTCGTGGGATCCGTTGGGCGCGGTGGCGGTGGGGCGGGCCGCGGTGTCGCCTCCGGCGCGGGGGGTCCGTGACGCGGAGGGGTTTATCGCGGTCCGGTGA
- the cofD gene encoding 2-phospho-L-lactate transferase, protein MRIVVLAGGIGGARFLRGLKEAAPDADITVIGNTGDDIHLFGLKVCPDLDTVMYTLGGGINEDQGWGRTDESFHVKEELAAYGVGPDWFGLGDRDFATHIVRTQMLGAGYPLSAVTEALCARWKPGVRLLPMSDDRIETHVAVDVDGESRAIHFQEYWVKLRASVPAQAIVPVGAEQAKPAPGVLEAISSADVILFPPSNPVVSVGTILAVPGIREAIAEAGVPVVGLSPIVGDAPVRGMADKVLAAVGVESTAAAVAQHYGSGLLDGWLVDTVDAGSVDEVESAGIRCRSVPLMMTDVAATAEMARQALVLAEEVRA, encoded by the coding sequence ATGCGCATTGTGGTTCTGGCCGGCGGTATCGGTGGTGCTCGTTTTCTGCGTGGCCTCAAGGAGGCCGCGCCCGACGCGGACATCACGGTGATCGGCAACACCGGTGACGACATCCATCTGTTCGGTCTCAAGGTCTGCCCCGACCTCGACACCGTGATGTACACCCTCGGCGGTGGCATCAACGAGGACCAGGGCTGGGGCCGGACCGACGAGAGCTTCCACGTCAAGGAGGAACTCGCGGCCTACGGCGTGGGACCCGACTGGTTCGGGCTCGGCGACCGCGACTTCGCGACCCATATCGTCCGTACGCAGATGCTCGGCGCGGGCTATCCGCTGAGCGCCGTCACGGAGGCGCTCTGTGCGCGCTGGAAGCCGGGGGTCCGGCTGCTGCCGATGTCCGACGACCGGATCGAGACGCATGTGGCGGTCGATGTCGACGGCGAGAGCAGAGCCATCCACTTCCAGGAGTACTGGGTGAAGCTGCGCGCCTCCGTCCCGGCCCAGGCGATCGTGCCCGTCGGCGCCGAGCAGGCCAAGCCGGCGCCGGGCGTCCTGGAGGCGATCTCCTCGGCCGACGTCATCCTCTTCCCGCCGTCGAACCCCGTCGTGTCCGTCGGGACCATCCTCGCCGTGCCCGGTATCCGGGAGGCCATCGCCGAGGCCGGGGTGCCGGTCGTCGGCCTCTCCCCCATCGTCGGTGACGCACCGGTGCGCGGGATGGCGGACAAGGTGCTCGCCGCGGTGGGCGTCGAGTCGACGGCCGCGGCGGTCGCCCAGCACTACGGCTCCGGGCTGCTCGACGGCTGGCTCGTCGACACCGTGGACGCGGGCTCGGTGGACGAGGTGGAGTCCGCGGGCATCCGCTGCCGTTCCGTACCGCTGATGATGACCGATGTCGCCGCCACCGCCGAGATGGCGCGACAGGCGCTGGTTCTCGCCGAAGAGGTACGGGCATGA
- a CDS encoding cysteine dioxygenase: MNSYSDLQIAGDLLEVQHLLRPAREHPATVAEFAGLARSIAGDRSRWAPLVQYDATTRWYHRLLSFPQAPGADRAGETPLGYDVWLLSWVPGQGSGLHDHGLSSGVLTVLEGELTERTDRGKRTLGHGAQRVFAPGYVHEVVNDSLEPAVSLHIYYPGLTDMPMHSAQCTPAAATV; this comes from the coding sequence ATGAACAGCTACAGCGACCTCCAGATCGCCGGCGACCTCCTTGAGGTCCAGCACCTCCTGCGCCCCGCCCGTGAGCACCCCGCCACGGTGGCGGAGTTCGCCGGGCTCGCCCGCTCCATCGCCGGTGACCGCTCCCGGTGGGCCCCGCTCGTCCAGTACGACGCCACCACCCGCTGGTACCACCGGCTGCTCAGCTTTCCCCAGGCTCCCGGCGCCGATCGAGCAGGGGAGACCCCGCTCGGCTACGACGTCTGGCTGCTCAGCTGGGTCCCGGGCCAGGGCAGCGGACTGCACGACCACGGCCTGTCCTCCGGCGTCCTGACCGTGCTGGAGGGCGAACTGACAGAGCGTACGGACCGCGGAAAGCGGACGCTGGGCCACGGCGCCCAGCGCGTCTTCGCCCCCGGCTACGTCCACGAGGTGGTCAACGACTCCCTCGAACCGGCGGTCAGCCTGCACATCTACTACCCCGGACTGACCGACATGCCGATGCACTCCGCCCAGTGCACCCCGGCCGCGGCCACCGTCTGA
- a CDS encoding WhiB family transcriptional regulator: MTELFQQLLVEDADEELGWQERALCAQTDPESFFPEKGGSTREAKKVCLACEVRSECLEYALSKDERFGIWGGLSERERRRLKKAAI, from the coding sequence ATGACCGAGCTGTTCCAGCAACTGCTGGTCGAGGACGCGGACGAGGAACTCGGCTGGCAGGAGCGCGCACTGTGCGCCCAGACCGACCCTGAGTCCTTTTTTCCCGAGAAGGGCGGATCCACCCGCGAGGCCAAGAAGGTCTGCCTCGCCTGTGAAGTCCGGTCCGAATGCCTTGAGTACGCCCTTTCCAAGGACGAGCGGTTCGGCATCTGGGGCGGTCTTTCCGAGCGCGAGCGACGGCGCCTGAAGAAGGCCGCGATCTGA